One Pseudomonas brassicacearum genomic region harbors:
- a CDS encoding VOC family protein: protein MQTLQTSTPARLCYLHLASKDAQRQIDFYRRMLDMDSLAQADGSWILSGPQRAMLVSPADHSGLLAAAFDLGNPSRLGALRARLIESGCAVEDIDSPLLEPGAFVVRDPQGRQTIFGVSHTERHPHQGMPGRLQHVVFQTTELEAMIDFYVNTVGFTVSDNVVDEQTGQLMTCFLRSDDEHHTLAFFRGSKNEWDHHCYETNEWNDIRDWGDRFARERITLFFGPGRHGPGNNLFFMVVDADRNRLEFSAELEVTDASRQPGVWPQEEYTLNSWGRAWIRS, encoded by the coding sequence ATGCAAACACTCCAGACGTCCACACCTGCACGCCTGTGCTACCTGCACCTGGCAAGCAAGGATGCGCAACGGCAAATCGATTTCTATCGGCGGATGCTGGACATGGACAGCCTGGCGCAGGCCGATGGCAGCTGGATACTCAGCGGCCCGCAACGCGCCATGCTCGTGTCTCCCGCCGATCATAGCGGCCTGCTCGCGGCGGCCTTTGACCTGGGTAACCCGTCTCGACTGGGCGCGTTGCGAGCGCGTCTGATCGAGAGCGGCTGCGCTGTCGAAGACATCGACTCGCCGTTGCTCGAACCGGGGGCTTTCGTGGTCCGTGACCCTCAAGGGCGGCAGACGATATTTGGCGTATCTCACACCGAACGCCATCCCCACCAAGGCATGCCCGGCCGTCTGCAGCACGTGGTGTTCCAGACCACCGAGCTGGAGGCCATGATCGATTTCTACGTCAACACGGTGGGCTTTACTGTTTCGGACAATGTCGTGGATGAGCAGACTGGCCAGCTCATGACGTGTTTCCTGCGCTCGGACGATGAACATCATACGTTGGCGTTTTTCCGCGGTTCGAAAAACGAGTGGGATCACCACTGTTACGAAACCAACGAATGGAACGACATCCGTGACTGGGGCGATCGCTTCGCCAGGGAACGCATCACCCTCTTCTTCGGCCCTGGCCGACATGGGCCGGGCAACAACTTGTTCTTCATGGTGGTCGATGCCGATCGCAACCGCCTGGAGTTCTCGGCCGAGCTCGAAGTCACCGATGCCTCGCGTCAACCCGGCGTCTGGCCCCAGGAGGAATACACGCTCAACTCCTGGGGACGGGCCTGGATCAGGAGCTGA
- a CDS encoding helix-turn-helix domain-containing protein: MSNLACVSTDQVVRSDRLMKWKEFMSDHLGRTPDYIKRLESTFIDPLHDSNFQGRLEYGDLGQLRFCRMTASAHRYSRHLSKAIDSLDTPRMLILQIAGVSHFEQGQQRSVLAPDEMLLVDCGKPFDVTSTQGCEHFILLFQGAPGQLTQTGNMHLNGRNGLGRMLMHLIGDAYNQYPLLNNNSAGLIGDSITGLLDNALKNKQEEKQLEHDFRFFKQNRLKAYIERHLADRDLTIERIANAEQCSVRSLHRAFQDELGCSVSEYIWQRRLARCAEDLRSREHAHRSLTEIAYAWGYGSSSHFSRHFKSTFGMSPRLFRDTASDSRMKSTAA, translated from the coding sequence ATGAGCAATCTAGCCTGTGTGTCCACCGATCAGGTTGTGCGTTCCGACCGGCTGATGAAGTGGAAAGAGTTCATGAGCGATCACCTGGGGCGCACGCCGGACTATATCAAGCGCCTGGAGTCGACGTTCATCGACCCGTTGCACGACAGCAACTTTCAGGGCCGGCTGGAGTATGGCGACCTGGGTCAGTTGCGCTTCTGTCGCATGACCGCCAGCGCCCATCGATATTCACGCCATCTGAGCAAAGCGATCGACTCGCTCGATACGCCGCGCATGTTGATCCTGCAGATTGCCGGTGTCAGCCATTTCGAACAGGGTCAACAACGCAGCGTACTGGCACCTGACGAAATGCTCCTGGTCGACTGTGGCAAACCCTTTGACGTGACCAGCACCCAAGGCTGCGAACACTTCATCCTGCTGTTCCAGGGTGCGCCCGGACAGCTTACGCAAACCGGCAACATGCACCTTAACGGTCGCAACGGACTGGGCCGCATGCTGATGCATCTGATTGGTGATGCGTACAACCAATACCCCTTGCTCAACAACAACTCGGCCGGGTTGATCGGCGACAGCATCACCGGGCTACTGGATAACGCGCTGAAGAACAAACAGGAAGAAAAGCAACTCGAACACGACTTCCGCTTCTTCAAGCAGAACCGCCTGAAGGCCTATATCGAGCGCCACCTGGCCGACCGCGACCTGACCATCGAACGCATCGCCAACGCCGAACAGTGCTCGGTACGAAGCCTGCACCGCGCGTTTCAGGATGAGCTGGGGTGCAGCGTCAGCGAGTACATCTGGCAACGGCGTCTGGCCCGTTGTGCCGAAGACCTGCGCAGCCGGGAACATGCCCATCGCTCGCTTACCGAGATCGCGTATGCCTGGGGCTATGGCAGCAGCTCGCACTTCAGCCGGCATTTCAAATCGACGTTCGGCATGTCACCTCGCCTGTTCCGGGATACCGCGAGCGACAGCAGGATGAAATCGACGGCGGCCTAA
- a CDS encoding class I SAM-dependent methyltransferase, translating into MPTPESVLLQSWQHNAQSWIEAVRSGALESRIKVTDQAILLAVLGRQPKRVLDLGCGEGWLLRALAERAIEAVGVDGDATLVDAARAAGSSQVHVANYEALAQAKVDIGRDYDLICANFALLHQDIIPLLAAMNALLAPGGALVIQTLHPWSVAAGNYQDGWREETFAGFQGQWRPMPWYFRTLSSWLNALEMAGFRLAGLQEPQHPQSPVPQSLLLVAEQHT; encoded by the coding sequence ATGCCCACTCCCGAATCCGTCCTTCTGCAAAGCTGGCAGCACAATGCCCAATCCTGGATCGAAGCCGTGCGCAGCGGCGCCCTCGAAAGCCGCATCAAGGTCACCGACCAGGCCATCCTGCTGGCAGTGCTAGGCCGCCAACCCAAGCGTGTACTCGACCTGGGTTGCGGCGAGGGCTGGCTGTTGCGGGCCCTGGCTGAGCGGGCCATCGAAGCGGTCGGCGTGGACGGCGATGCAACGCTGGTCGATGCTGCGCGGGCGGCGGGCTCTTCCCAGGTGCATGTGGCGAACTACGAAGCATTGGCCCAGGCCAAGGTGGACATCGGCCGCGACTACGACCTGATCTGTGCCAACTTCGCCTTGCTCCACCAGGACATCATCCCGCTGCTGGCGGCCATGAACGCCCTGCTCGCCCCAGGCGGCGCGCTGGTGATCCAGACCCTGCATCCATGGAGCGTGGCGGCGGGCAACTATCAGGATGGGTGGCGGGAAGAAACCTTCGCCGGATTCCAGGGCCAGTGGCGGCCCATGCCCTGGTACTTTCGCACCTTGTCCAGTTGGCTCAATGCCTTGGAGATGGCCGGCTTTCGACTGGCCGGCCTGCAAGAGCCGCAGCACCCGCAAAGCCCGGTGCCGCAGTCATTGCTGCTGGTAGCCGAACAACACACCTGA
- a CDS encoding aldehyde dehydrogenase family protein: MTTQQLTPYAINGDQYINGAWRAGRSARRLDDRNPFNGEQLLEMPLASIADLDDAYQAAHQAQTAWARLHPTQRSTQLEKLAHVIQHRREEIIGWLIRESGSTRIKASMEWQFTLNLVRECAAMPMQVEGRILTSYKPGEQSFVFREPLGVVGVISPWNFPLYLSMRSVVPALALGNTIVLKPASDTAVTGGLLIAHLFEEAGFPQGSLNVVVGAGSEIGDAFVAHPVPSLISFTGSTDVGRNVGRIATGGKHIKRVALELGGNAPLVVLDDADIEIAAHAAVVGRFLHQGQICMSVNRVIVDRSLYADFAALVVERVRNLKTGDPAKADTVIGPVVNQSQLDGLLRKIDAAASAGLNQLCGGQAAGLVLPAHVFGEVGADQELARDETFGPLLPLLIAENEDHALALANASEYGLSSAVFTRDMARGLNFARGIVAGMTHINDITVDDQPNAPFGGEKNSGLGRFNGHYALDEFTRAHWVTWQPGSHHYPF, encoded by the coding sequence ATGACCACTCAACAGCTCACCCCCTACGCCATCAACGGCGACCAATACATTAACGGCGCCTGGCGTGCCGGGCGTTCCGCGCGACGCCTGGACGACCGCAACCCGTTCAATGGCGAACAACTGCTGGAAATGCCGCTGGCCTCGATTGCCGATCTCGATGACGCCTATCAGGCTGCCCACCAAGCGCAAACGGCGTGGGCTCGCCTGCATCCAACACAGCGCAGCACGCAACTGGAGAAACTCGCCCACGTCATCCAGCACCGCCGTGAGGAAATCATCGGCTGGCTGATTCGAGAGTCTGGCAGCACCCGGATCAAGGCCAGCATGGAATGGCAATTCACGCTGAACCTGGTGCGCGAGTGCGCAGCCATGCCGATGCAGGTCGAGGGACGGATCCTCACGAGCTACAAGCCCGGAGAACAGAGTTTTGTCTTTCGCGAACCGCTGGGTGTAGTGGGCGTGATCAGCCCGTGGAACTTCCCGCTCTACCTGAGCATGCGCTCGGTCGTACCGGCCCTCGCGCTGGGCAATACAATCGTGCTCAAGCCTGCCAGCGACACGGCGGTGACCGGCGGCCTGCTGATAGCCCATCTGTTCGAAGAAGCCGGCTTCCCGCAGGGTTCGCTCAATGTCGTGGTAGGCGCAGGTTCGGAGATTGGCGACGCCTTCGTCGCGCATCCCGTACCGAGCCTGATTTCCTTCACCGGTTCGACGGATGTGGGACGTAATGTCGGGCGCATTGCAACCGGCGGCAAACACATCAAGCGCGTCGCGCTCGAGCTGGGTGGCAACGCTCCGCTGGTGGTCCTGGATGATGCGGATATCGAAATTGCCGCCCATGCCGCGGTGGTCGGACGCTTCCTGCACCAAGGGCAGATCTGCATGAGCGTCAACCGGGTGATCGTCGACCGCTCGCTGTATGCCGATTTCGCGGCATTGGTGGTGGAGCGCGTGCGCAATCTCAAGACCGGCGACCCGGCCAAGGCCGACACGGTGATCGGGCCGGTGGTCAATCAGAGCCAGCTCGACGGCCTGCTGCGTAAAATCGATGCAGCCGCAAGCGCCGGCCTCAACCAGCTGTGTGGCGGCCAGGCAGCCGGGCTGGTGCTGCCTGCCCATGTGTTCGGTGAAGTGGGGGCCGATCAGGAACTGGCCCGCGATGAAACGTTCGGCCCCTTGTTGCCGCTGCTGATCGCAGAGAACGAAGATCATGCCCTGGCGTTGGCGAACGCCAGTGAATATGGCCTGTCCAGCGCGGTGTTCACCCGCGACATGGCCCGTGGCTTGAACTTCGCCCGTGGCATTGTGGCAGGCATGACCCACATCAACGACATCACGGTCGATGACCAACCCAATGCTCCCTTCGGCGGTGAAAAGAATTCCGGCCTTGGACGCTTCAATGGTCACTACGCCTTGGACGAATTCACCCGCGCCCATTGGGTCACTTGGCAGCCCGGAAGCCATCACTATCCCTTTTGA
- a CDS encoding efflux transporter outer membrane subunit, with translation MIKFHWPLLAALALLGGCINLAPQYERPEAPVSEQWLPPASTPKGEVAVDIEWQHFFTDSRLARLQSLALNNNRDLRLAALNVEKAQAQYRIQRAESLPSIDASVSGTHSRTPGSLSNSGSAATTHDYSAQLGLSSYEVDLFGRVQNLQDEALEDYLALTETRRSTQISLVAEVATAWLTLAADNQRLHLAQETLRSQQATYELTQRSHALGGSSGLSVAQAQTTVESARADAAAYESQILQDRNALRLLVGSDIPEELLPGANLESAAALVQVPAELPSSLLQRRPDVLAAEHTLKSANIDIGAARAAFFPSISLTASAGSSSSALSGLFKSGSGAWSFAPSVSLPIFDGGSNRATLDAAKTEREIQVQTYQQTLQSAFKEVADALAVRSTLDRRIEAQQALTDASRKSFELSDALYRGGSQSYLEALDAQRSLYSAQQDLISLRLTEQSNRVTLYKVMGGGWN, from the coding sequence ATGATCAAGTTCCACTGGCCGCTGCTGGCCGCCCTCGCGCTGCTCGGTGGCTGTATCAACCTGGCGCCGCAGTATGAGCGCCCCGAGGCGCCCGTCTCCGAGCAATGGCTACCGCCCGCCAGCACGCCCAAGGGCGAGGTGGCCGTTGATATCGAGTGGCAACATTTTTTCACTGACAGCCGCCTGGCGCGCTTGCAGTCCCTGGCGTTGAACAACAATCGCGACCTGCGCCTGGCAGCCCTGAATGTTGAAAAGGCCCAGGCGCAATACCGTATCCAGCGCGCCGAATCGCTGCCGTCGATCGATGCCAGCGTCAGTGGCACCCACAGTCGTACGCCCGGCTCGTTGTCCAACAGTGGTTCGGCGGCCACCACCCATGACTACAGCGCGCAACTGGGGCTGAGCAGTTATGAAGTGGATCTGTTCGGACGGGTACAGAACCTTCAGGATGAGGCGCTGGAAGACTATCTGGCCCTGACCGAAACCCGGCGCAGCACGCAGATCAGCCTGGTGGCGGAAGTGGCCACGGCCTGGCTGACCCTGGCGGCGGACAACCAGCGGCTGCATCTGGCCCAGGAGACCTTGCGCAGTCAGCAGGCGACCTACGAATTGACCCAGCGCAGCCACGCCTTGGGCGGCTCTTCCGGTCTGTCGGTGGCCCAGGCGCAAACCACCGTGGAGTCGGCCCGGGCCGACGCGGCGGCGTATGAAAGCCAGATTCTCCAGGACCGCAACGCGCTGCGTCTGTTGGTGGGCAGTGATATTCCCGAGGAACTGTTGCCTGGTGCGAACCTGGAGTCGGCGGCGGCGCTGGTGCAAGTGCCAGCCGAGCTTCCGTCCAGCCTGCTGCAACGGCGTCCGGATGTATTGGCAGCCGAACACACGCTCAAATCGGCCAATATCGACATCGGTGCGGCCCGTGCGGCGTTTTTTCCAAGCATCAGCCTGACGGCCAGTGCCGGTTCCTCCAGCTCGGCTTTGTCTGGCCTATTCAAGTCCGGCAGCGGTGCCTGGTCGTTTGCCCCGAGCGTCAGCCTACCGATCTTCGACGGTGGCAGTAACCGCGCGACGCTGGACGCCGCCAAGACCGAGCGCGAGATTCAAGTGCAGACTTACCAGCAGACGCTGCAAAGCGCCTTCAAGGAAGTGGCCGACGCCCTGGCGGTGCGCAGCACCCTGGATCGACGTATCGAGGCCCAGCAGGCATTGACCGACGCCAGCCGCAAAAGCTTCGAGCTGTCCGATGCCTTGTACCGGGGCGGTTCCCAGAGTTATCTCGAGGCCCTGGATGCCCAGCGTTCGCTGTACAGCGCGCAGCAGGACCTGATCAGCTTGCGCCTGACCGAACAGAGCAACCGCGTGACGTTGTACAAGGTGATGGGGGGTGGCTGGAATTGA
- a CDS encoding bifunctional 3-(3-hydroxy-phenyl)propionate/3-hydroxycinnamic acid hydroxylase has protein sequence MTTLNSISTQVLIIGAGPTGLTLANLLGQAGVDTLIIDRKPSTVAEPRAVSIDDESLRTMQAIGLDQAVLKDVVPGYGVHYFTRPGGRCFGKVEPTGKLYGFPKRNAFRQPLFEATLKTGLERFASLKARFCHELLEFHQDHHGVRALIRDADGELMEVNATYLVACDGGRSPVRKQLGIEMVGSSFSSRWLVVDTDQDDDPFWQTRVYCDARRPVVEVPGPHRTRRFEFLLKPDETDEHVLSDTCLQALLRPFKGDTPVSIVRKTVYTFHARVAERWQVDRVFLAGDAAHLTPPYAGQGMNSGVRDAHNLGWKLIGVLKGKMAATALLSYESERRDHAWALIKLALNLGVVMAPATVLRARLISAAFAVIGLLPPLRDYFLHMRFKPKPRFTKGLVLAKGEAGKLSCGQMFPQPLLTDAHGHECLLDEALGAGFALIQYGDPARQRVDELKHGFWSHLEAKRILVLPGNIPAMPSISGCTVLQDRQGLLKEILGDSNRFLLLRPDRYIAAIFDKATETEAAESLQSLFGIAATRGSGIESVIAPVFH, from the coding sequence ATGACAACCCTCAACAGTATCAGCACCCAGGTATTGATCATCGGTGCCGGACCTACCGGACTGACCCTGGCCAACCTGCTCGGCCAGGCCGGCGTGGACACCCTGATCATCGATCGCAAACCGAGCACCGTGGCCGAGCCCCGGGCCGTTTCGATCGATGACGAATCCTTGCGCACCATGCAGGCCATCGGTCTGGACCAGGCCGTCCTCAAGGACGTGGTGCCCGGCTACGGCGTGCACTATTTCACCCGGCCCGGCGGCCGCTGCTTTGGCAAAGTCGAGCCGACCGGCAAGCTGTACGGGTTCCCCAAGCGTAACGCGTTTCGCCAGCCGCTTTTCGAGGCCACGCTCAAGACCGGCCTGGAACGCTTTGCCAGTCTCAAGGCACGCTTTTGCCACGAGTTGTTGGAGTTTCATCAAGACCACCACGGTGTGCGCGCGCTGATACGTGACGCCGATGGCGAACTGATGGAAGTCAACGCCACCTACCTCGTGGCCTGCGACGGCGGCCGCAGCCCGGTGCGCAAGCAACTCGGGATCGAGATGGTCGGTTCGAGCTTCTCCTCGCGCTGGCTGGTGGTCGACACCGACCAGGATGACGACCCGTTCTGGCAAACCCGTGTGTATTGCGATGCCAGGCGCCCCGTGGTTGAAGTGCCTGGCCCTCACCGTACTCGCCGGTTCGAGTTTCTCCTCAAGCCGGACGAAACCGATGAGCACGTGCTCAGCGACACGTGCCTGCAGGCGCTGCTACGCCCGTTCAAGGGTGACACGCCGGTGTCCATCGTGCGCAAGACCGTCTACACCTTCCACGCCCGGGTCGCCGAGCGGTGGCAGGTAGACCGCGTGTTTCTCGCCGGCGATGCCGCGCACTTGACCCCGCCCTACGCCGGACAGGGCATGAACAGCGGTGTTCGCGATGCCCATAACCTGGGCTGGAAGCTGATCGGCGTATTGAAGGGAAAAATGGCCGCAACCGCCCTGCTGTCGTACGAAAGCGAACGTCGCGATCATGCGTGGGCCTTGATCAAGTTAGCCTTGAACCTCGGTGTGGTCATGGCCCCGGCCACCGTCCTTCGTGCACGCCTGATCAGCGCCGCATTCGCCGTGATCGGCCTGTTGCCACCGTTGCGAGACTATTTCCTGCACATGCGTTTCAAGCCTAAACCTCGCTTCACCAAGGGCCTGGTATTGGCCAAGGGCGAAGCAGGGAAATTGTCCTGCGGACAGATGTTCCCGCAACCGCTGCTCACCGATGCCCATGGCCATGAATGCCTGCTCGACGAAGCCCTCGGCGCCGGCTTCGCCTTGATTCAATACGGCGATCCTGCCCGCCAACGTGTCGATGAGCTCAAGCATGGTTTTTGGAGCCACCTTGAAGCCAAACGCATCCTGGTTCTTCCCGGGAACATCCCGGCCATGCCTTCGATTTCGGGTTGCACGGTGCTCCAGGACCGGCAGGGTTTGCTCAAGGAAATACTGGGCGATTCAAACAGGTTTTTGCTGCTGCGCCCTGATCGCTACATCGCCGCCATTTTCGACAAGGCCACCGAGACAGAGGCCGCCGAATCGCTGCAGTCGCTGTTCGGTATTGCCGCGACGAGAGGCAGCGGAATCGAGTCGGTCATCGCGCCCGTCTTTCACTGA
- a CDS encoding efflux RND transporter permease subunit yields the protein MARFFIDRPIFAWVIAIVIMLAGALSISQLPLEQYPDIAPPTVRISATYTGASAKTVEDSVTQVIEQQMKGLDNLTYMSASSSSDGSASISLTFTAGTNPDVAQMQVQNKLQQAESRLPQSVQSEGLTVTKGGSDFLMIAALASDNPSVTGTQIGDYISSTVLDSISRVDGVGDVQTLGSGYAMRIWLDPALLEKYTLIPSDISSALEAQNTEVSAGQLGAMPAVKGQQLNATISARSKLQTVEEFRNVVVKSTSNGAVVLLGDVARVELGSESYDVSSALNGKPAAAMGVQLAAGANALNVGEAVKAKLKALEPFYPTEMQLKNVIAYDTTPFVSLSIEEVVKSLGEAIVLVVLIMFLFLQNLRATLIPAITVPVVLLGTFGVLALFGYSINTLTMFAMVLAIGLLVDDAIVVVENVERVMGEQGLSALDATRQSMAEITSALVGIALVLSAVFIPMAFFGGSTGIIYRQFSVTIVSAMVLSVLVAMTLTPALCATLLKPSDGKGHGAQGGFFGGFNRAFERAAEAYKTRVGAIVQRGRLSWLVYGLVLLVMAVGYMSLPTSFLPDEDQGILMAQVQLPVGATDSRTQAVVKQFESYLLEQPEVEALISISGLGMNGNSQNSARAFIRLKDWSERTGAGQDAASIAQRATMALSSIGDANVFVMQPPAIRGLGQSSGFDLQLKDLGGLGHDALVTAREKLIELANQDPRLLGVRSNGLDDAPQLKVSIDDRKAGALGLSTSDINATLSTALGGTYVNDFLNQGRVKKVYVQGEASSRMQAADLEHWFVRNSNDQMVPFSSFASSSWSYGSPLLERYNGNASLEVVGDPAPGVSSGDAMDAVEAIIQQLPEGIGYEWTGQSYQLRLSGSQAPLLYGISVLFVFLCLAALYESWSVPFSVMLVVPLGVVGAVLATRLSGLSNDVYFQVGLLTTVGLAAKNAILIVEFAKHLQEQGNSLREATLIAVRQRLRPILMTSLAFMFGVLPLALSTGAGSAGRQAIGTGVLGGMFSATLLGIFFVPLFFVQIRRRFARVSTASTSVPTTQSGDA from the coding sequence ATGGCGCGCTTCTTTATCGACCGACCGATTTTTGCCTGGGTCATCGCCATCGTCATCATGCTTGCTGGTGCCTTGTCCATCAGCCAGTTGCCCCTCGAGCAGTATCCGGACATCGCGCCGCCGACGGTGCGCATTTCCGCAACCTACACCGGCGCCTCGGCCAAGACCGTGGAAGACTCCGTGACCCAGGTCATCGAGCAGCAAATGAAGGGCCTGGATAACCTGACCTACATGTCGGCCTCCAGCAGCTCGGACGGCAGTGCCAGCATCAGCCTGACCTTCACGGCCGGCACCAACCCGGACGTGGCCCAGATGCAGGTGCAGAACAAGCTGCAACAGGCGGAGTCGAGACTGCCGCAATCGGTGCAAAGCGAGGGCCTGACGGTGACCAAGGGCGGCTCCGATTTCCTGATGATTGCCGCCTTGGCGTCCGACAATCCGAGCGTCACCGGCACTCAGATCGGCGATTACATTTCCAGCACCGTGCTCGATTCCATCAGCCGTGTCGACGGCGTCGGCGATGTGCAGACATTGGGTTCGGGCTATGCCATGCGCATCTGGCTAGATCCGGCCCTGTTGGAAAAATACACGCTGATACCGTCGGATATCAGCAGTGCCCTGGAGGCGCAGAACACCGAGGTGTCCGCCGGTCAGCTCGGCGCCATGCCGGCGGTGAAGGGCCAGCAGTTGAACGCCACGATCAGCGCCCGCAGCAAGCTGCAAACCGTCGAAGAATTTCGCAATGTCGTGGTCAAGTCCACCAGCAACGGCGCCGTGGTGCTGCTGGGGGATGTGGCGCGGGTTGAATTGGGCAGCGAAAGCTACGACGTCAGTTCCGCCCTTAACGGTAAGCCCGCTGCCGCCATGGGTGTACAGCTCGCCGCCGGGGCCAATGCCCTGAATGTGGGGGAGGCGGTGAAGGCCAAGCTCAAGGCGCTGGAGCCGTTCTATCCCACGGAAATGCAACTCAAGAACGTGATCGCCTACGACACGACACCCTTTGTCAGCCTGTCCATTGAGGAGGTGGTCAAGTCCTTGGGCGAGGCCATCGTCCTGGTGGTGCTGATCATGTTCCTCTTCTTGCAGAACCTGCGGGCCACGTTGATCCCGGCGATCACTGTGCCGGTGGTGCTGCTCGGGACGTTCGGTGTGCTGGCGCTGTTCGGCTATTCGATCAACACCTTGACCATGTTCGCCATGGTCCTGGCCATCGGCTTGTTGGTGGACGACGCCATCGTGGTGGTGGAGAACGTCGAGCGCGTGATGGGCGAGCAGGGGCTGTCGGCCCTGGACGCCACGCGCCAGTCGATGGCCGAGATCACCAGCGCCCTGGTTGGCATCGCCTTGGTGCTCAGCGCAGTGTTCATTCCCATGGCGTTTTTTGGTGGCTCGACGGGGATCATCTACCGGCAGTTTTCGGTCACGATCGTCTCGGCCATGGTGCTCTCGGTGTTGGTGGCGATGACGCTGACACCAGCCTTGTGCGCGACCCTGCTCAAGCCGTCCGATGGCAAGGGCCACGGCGCTCAAGGCGGGTTCTTCGGCGGGTTCAATCGCGCCTTCGAACGTGCTGCCGAGGCCTATAAAACACGGGTGGGCGCTATTGTGCAGCGTGGGCGCCTCAGTTGGCTGGTGTATGGGTTGGTGCTGCTGGTGATGGCGGTTGGTTATATGAGCCTGCCGACGTCGTTTCTGCCTGATGAAGACCAGGGCATTCTCATGGCCCAGGTGCAATTGCCGGTGGGGGCCACGGACAGTCGCACTCAAGCGGTGGTCAAGCAGTTCGAAAGCTATCTGCTCGAGCAACCGGAAGTCGAAGCGTTGATCAGCATTTCCGGCCTGGGCATGAACGGCAACAGCCAGAACAGTGCACGCGCCTTTATCCGGCTCAAGGACTGGAGCGAGCGGACCGGGGCAGGGCAGGATGCGGCATCCATCGCCCAGCGGGCGACCATGGCGCTGTCGAGCATCGGCGATGCCAATGTGTTCGTCATGCAACCACCGGCGATACGGGGCCTGGGACAGAGCTCCGGCTTCGACCTGCAACTCAAGGACCTCGGTGGCCTGGGGCACGACGCGCTGGTGACCGCGCGGGAGAAGCTTATCGAGCTGGCCAACCAGGACCCGCGCTTGCTCGGGGTACGCAGCAATGGCCTGGACGACGCACCGCAGCTCAAGGTCAGCATCGATGATCGCAAGGCCGGTGCCTTGGGCCTGAGCACCAGCGACATCAACGCCACTTTGTCTACGGCGTTGGGCGGCACTTACGTCAATGACTTCCTCAACCAGGGCCGGGTGAAGAAAGTCTACGTTCAGGGCGAAGCTTCCTCGCGGATGCAAGCGGCCGACCTGGAGCATTGGTTCGTGCGCAACAGCAACGACCAGATGGTGCCCTTTTCTTCGTTCGCCAGCAGTTCGTGGAGCTATGGTTCGCCGTTACTGGAACGCTACAACGGCAATGCTTCGCTGGAGGTGGTCGGCGATCCGGCGCCTGGGGTCAGTTCCGGGGACGCCATGGATGCGGTGGAAGCGATTATCCAGCAACTGCCCGAAGGCATCGGTTACGAGTGGACCGGACAGTCTTATCAGTTGCGCCTTTCCGGTTCGCAGGCGCCGTTGCTGTACGGGATCTCCGTATTGTTTGTGTTCCTCTGCCTGGCCGCGCTCTATGAGAGTTGGTCAGTGCCGTTCTCGGTGATGCTGGTGGTACCGCTGGGGGTGGTGGGCGCGGTGCTGGCTACCCGTCTAAGCGGTTTGAGCAACGACGTGTATTTCCAGGTCGGGCTGTTGACCACCGTGGGCTTGGCGGCCAAAAACGCGATCCTGATCGTCGAGTTCGCCAAGCATTTGCAAGAACAGGGCAATAGCTTGCGGGAGGCGACGTTGATCGCCGTGCGTCAACGCCTGCGGCCGATTCTCATGACGTCCCTGGCGTTCATGTTCGGCGTGCTGCCCCTGGCCCTGAGCACCGGTGCCGGTTCCGCCGGGCGTCAAGCCATTGGTACCGGTGTGCTGGGAGGCATGTTCTCGGCCACGCTGCTGGGGATCTTCTTCGTCCCACTGTTCTTCGTGCAGATTCGCCGGCGTTTTGCCCGCGTTTCCACGGCTTCCACCTCCGTCCCAACCACCCAGTCAGGTGACGCATGA